One stretch of Euphorbia lathyris chromosome 7, ddEupLath1.1, whole genome shotgun sequence DNA includes these proteins:
- the LOC136200704 gene encoding squalene epoxidase 3: MNFITAATPHLGSRGNKQEGRRVHVTERYLTEPDRIVGELLQPGGYLKLIELELEDCVEEGVWLCSFQGWKTYPTCLSLGKVPF, translated from the exons ATGAACTTTATAACAGCTGCAACACCACATCTTGGTTCAAGAGGAAATAAACAG GAGGGGCGTCGAGTGCATGTCACTGAAAGATACTTGACTGAACCTGACAGAATTGTTGGCGAGTTGCTACAACCAGGCGGTTACCTGAAGTTAATTGAGTTGGAACTTGAAG ATTGTGTGGAAGAAGGTGTTTGGTTATGCTCTTTTCAAGGATGGAAAACATACCCAACTTGCTTATCCCTTGGAAAAGTTCCATTCTGA